The following proteins come from a genomic window of Micromonospora zamorensis:
- a CDS encoding VWD domain-containing protein: MRWTVRLAATFPVLLTALAAGAVSAAAAPADGGLGLAMRPGQADYRAGDQVRLDLTVTNTTDAACALPTSAVGTVQVTGVRLDGRDLTPTLARSFHDDGIGAAATAGLTTVEPGATTTVSLTGVRLHDGDTPDAVVLRSVAATPDGGGLDTLWPVGAPGRYEVTAGYLPLPVTGATSVCAGGTTLRTITFTVGDGGGVTGQRWLWLAGGGLLLALLGVPLVVVLLRARRRRPSAAAVALLLVSVGALVVGGSRPARADYAVDPTGGVPVSGVDFQGAVDNCLKGFAGPGGDPSGVLPRLRDKKSPRVRIIPTPGGSGAFETPDSPDGKGSSTVTWNPTSVDPYGDGVTRDPCAALYHELNHADDISRSKVPQGDCGSTGIRTAEVKATLAENRYRTAKGLPPRTEYDGKPLPKNLDECKKPAKKTPPPKGPVKLCEEGANCGGSNGDPHLVTFDRVAYDFQAVGEFTLVTATGNDPLEVQVRQAPMAGTRTASVNSAVAFRIGAHRVALTLTDGGTRVHVDGAPLAGPPERTDLPGGGALTRRPSDTGPTNGYDVTWPDGSAAAVDQIGHYGYRVLIKLADGRAGKVRGLLGDFDGDPTDDIAPSSGTALTQPVPFAQLYPTYADSWRVTPDRSLLHYDDGQDTGTFTDRAFPEREVTVGDLDPARRATAEQVCRWAGVTAPAQLAECVFDVAVSGRPEFAVAGATTERVAPPANTPITAVPVATASLTPGGEPLTFPGRAGDVVFVDATAPGMGNRCSPYTLTDPTGREIASGCAINGVGYIDRVDLTATGNYAVRVTAAPGDTGRAAILVYAARDVDGTLQANGPAVTATLEQPGARARYRFTGRQGERVFVEVPTSTLTDQCSPLELRDTDGRLLHSGCVINGVGEIDGTLLPADGTYTVVVDPSGRGTGATTLRLVSSRDRAATITVGGPQVVATVDQPGAVTTYRFTANAGTSVRLTATASDLPDQCGVLELRAPDGSPITSGCVVNGAGDIAPTVLPASGTYSLVVDPSGIATGQVTLTLR; encoded by the coding sequence ATGAGGTGGACGGTGCGACTCGCGGCCACGTTTCCCGTACTGCTGACCGCCCTGGCGGCCGGCGCGGTGAGCGCCGCCGCGGCGCCCGCCGACGGCGGCCTCGGCCTGGCCATGCGGCCCGGCCAGGCCGACTACCGGGCCGGCGACCAGGTCCGCCTCGACCTCACGGTCACGAACACCACCGACGCGGCGTGCGCGCTGCCGACCAGCGCCGTCGGCACCGTCCAGGTGACCGGGGTACGCCTCGACGGGCGCGACCTCACGCCGACGCTGGCCCGCAGCTTCCACGACGACGGCATCGGTGCTGCCGCCACCGCCGGCCTCACCACCGTGGAGCCTGGTGCGACCACGACGGTGAGCCTGACCGGCGTACGCCTGCATGACGGTGACACGCCCGACGCGGTGGTGCTCCGCTCGGTGGCCGCCACCCCGGACGGCGGTGGCCTGGACACGCTCTGGCCGGTCGGCGCCCCCGGCCGGTACGAGGTGACCGCCGGCTACCTGCCACTGCCGGTGACCGGCGCGACCAGCGTCTGCGCGGGCGGGACCACGCTGCGGACCATCACCTTCACCGTTGGCGACGGCGGTGGCGTGACCGGCCAGCGCTGGCTGTGGCTCGCCGGCGGAGGGCTGCTGCTGGCGCTGCTCGGTGTCCCGTTGGTGGTGGTGCTGCTGCGGGCACGCCGCCGCCGGCCGAGCGCCGCCGCTGTGGCCCTGCTGCTGGTGTCCGTCGGCGCGCTGGTCGTCGGCGGCTCCCGACCGGCCCGGGCCGACTACGCGGTGGACCCGACCGGCGGCGTGCCGGTCAGCGGCGTCGACTTCCAGGGCGCGGTCGACAACTGCCTGAAGGGGTTCGCCGGGCCCGGAGGGGACCCGTCCGGCGTGCTGCCGCGGCTGCGCGACAAGAAGTCCCCCCGGGTGCGGATCATTCCGACCCCCGGTGGCTCGGGCGCGTTCGAGACCCCGGACAGCCCCGACGGGAAGGGTTCCTCGACGGTCACCTGGAATCCGACCTCCGTCGACCCGTACGGCGACGGCGTGACCCGGGACCCCTGTGCCGCGCTCTACCACGAGCTCAACCACGCCGATGACATCTCCCGGAGCAAGGTTCCGCAGGGCGATTGCGGCAGCACCGGCATCCGCACCGCCGAGGTGAAGGCGACACTCGCGGAGAACCGCTATCGGACGGCGAAGGGCCTGCCGCCGCGCACCGAGTACGACGGGAAGCCGCTGCCGAAGAACCTCGACGAGTGCAAGAAACCGGCGAAGAAGACGCCCCCGCCGAAGGGTCCGGTGAAGCTCTGCGAGGAGGGCGCGAACTGCGGCGGCAGCAACGGCGACCCGCACCTGGTCACATTCGACCGGGTCGCCTACGACTTCCAGGCGGTGGGCGAGTTCACGCTGGTCACCGCCACCGGCAACGACCCGCTGGAGGTGCAGGTGCGACAGGCGCCGATGGCCGGCACCCGGACCGCCTCGGTCAACTCGGCGGTCGCGTTCCGGATCGGCGCCCACCGGGTCGCGCTCACGCTCACCGACGGCGGCACCCGGGTGCACGTCGACGGCGCGCCACTGGCCGGGCCGCCGGAACGCACCGACCTGCCCGGCGGCGGTGCCCTCACCCGCCGCCCCTCCGACACCGGACCCACCAACGGGTACGACGTGACATGGCCGGACGGCTCTGCGGCTGCGGTGGACCAGATCGGCCACTACGGCTACCGCGTCCTGATCAAGCTCGCCGACGGCCGGGCCGGGAAGGTACGCGGCCTGCTCGGCGACTTCGACGGCGACCCGACCGATGACATCGCGCCCTCCTCCGGGACCGCGCTCACCCAGCCGGTGCCGTTCGCGCAGCTCTATCCGACGTACGCGGACAGTTGGCGGGTCACCCCGGACCGCTCGCTGCTGCACTACGACGACGGGCAGGACACCGGCACGTTCACCGACCGCGCCTTCCCCGAACGGGAGGTCACGGTCGGCGACCTAGACCCGGCCCGCCGCGCCACCGCCGAGCAGGTCTGCCGGTGGGCCGGCGTCACCGCCCCCGCCCAGCTCGCCGAGTGCGTCTTCGACGTCGCGGTCAGCGGTCGCCCCGAGTTCGCGGTGGCCGGCGCCACCACCGAGCGGGTCGCCCCGCCCGCCAACACGCCGATCACCGCCGTACCCGTGGCGACCGCCAGCCTGACCCCCGGCGGGGAGCCGCTGACATTCCCCGGCCGGGCCGGCGACGTCGTCTTCGTCGACGCCACCGCGCCCGGGATGGGTAACCGCTGCTCGCCGTACACGCTCACCGACCCGACCGGCCGGGAGATCGCGAGCGGCTGCGCCATCAACGGCGTCGGCTACATCGACCGCGTCGACCTCACCGCCACCGGCAACTACGCCGTGCGGGTCACCGCCGCCCCCGGCGACACCGGACGAGCCGCCATCCTGGTGTACGCGGCTCGCGACGTCGACGGCACGCTGCAAGCGAACGGCCCGGCGGTCACCGCGACACTGGAACAGCCCGGCGCACGCGCCCGGTACCGGTTCACCGGGCGGCAGGGTGAGCGCGTCTTCGTCGAGGTGCCCACAAGCACACTGACCGACCAGTGCTCCCCGCTGGAACTGCGCGACACCGACGGCCGGCTGCTGCACAGCGGCTGCGTGATCAACGGCGTCGGCGAGATCGACGGCACGCTGCTGCCCGCCGACGGGACGTACACCGTGGTGGTCGACCCCAGCGGACGCGGCACCGGCGCGACCACACTGCGGCTCGTCAGCAGCCGCGACCGGGCGGCGACGATCACCGTCGGCGGGCCGCAGGTCGTCGCCACCGTCGACCAACCCGGCGCGGTCACCACCTACCGGTTCACCGCCAACGCCGGCACGTCGGTGAGGCTGACCGCGACCGCCTCCGACCTACCCGACCAGTGCGGCGTGCTGGAGCTACGCGCCCCCGATGGCAGCCCCATCACCAGCGGCTGCGTGGTCAACGGGGCCGGCGACATCGCGCCGACAGTGCTGCCGGCCTCTGGCACGTACTCCCTGGTGGTGGACCCGTCCGGGATCGCGACCGGGCAGGTCACGCTGACGCTGCGGTAA
- a CDS encoding YdcF family protein encodes MYPRMASAAAIPDAIRADVETLWRYHDMRHELRPCDVGIGLGSHDLGVAVIATRLFHEGLFPRIVFTGANAPTTVERFPRGEAVHYREYAVEQGVPPEAILVEPRATNTAQNLEYSRQLLTEHRIPVKSVLIMSRPYQQRRAYATCRLMWPEVDVVCASNPLELDDYVSSIGDPRRVVDMLVGDTQRIEVYAERGLAIPQEMPDEVRAAFERLVAAGYTSRLI; translated from the coding sequence ATGTACCCACGCATGGCGTCGGCCGCGGCGATCCCTGATGCGATCCGGGCGGACGTGGAGACGCTGTGGCGCTACCACGACATGCGTCACGAGTTGCGCCCGTGCGACGTGGGGATCGGGTTGGGCAGTCACGATCTCGGCGTGGCCGTCATCGCGACGCGCTTGTTTCACGAGGGACTGTTCCCGAGGATCGTGTTCACCGGCGCGAACGCCCCGACGACCGTCGAGCGGTTCCCGCGTGGAGAAGCAGTGCACTACCGCGAGTACGCCGTTGAGCAGGGTGTGCCCCCGGAAGCGATTCTCGTGGAGCCGCGTGCCACGAACACCGCCCAGAACCTGGAGTACTCGCGTCAGCTCCTGACCGAACACCGGATCCCGGTGAAGTCGGTGCTGATCATGTCTCGGCCCTACCAACAGCGTCGGGCCTACGCCACCTGCAGGCTGATGTGGCCGGAGGTCGATGTGGTGTGCGCGTCGAACCCACTCGAACTGGACGACTACGTGAGCAGCATCGGTGACCCTCGACGGGTGGTGGACATGCTGGTAGGCGACACGCAGCGGATCGAGGTGTACGCGGAGCGCGGGTTGGCGATCCCGCAGGAGATGCCGGACGAGGTACGGGCGGCCTTCGAGCGCCTGGTCGCGGCTGGCTACACGAGCCGGCTGATTTGA
- a CDS encoding serine hydrolase domain-containing protein — protein sequence MEDVDLSQEWALLLGELDRHVSSGRLSPDTATLSDLMRTYQVPGVSIAVGHVSGRLWATGYGVTGGEASTPVTAGTAFAACSISKHVAAFGALLLVQDGVLDLDADISGYLTSWQLLDRAGQRTRVTVRQLLAHTAGLSDTWYRGYAADRAPSLLQVLEGGGSTTTPPVRSTLLPGSRFRYSGSHYSVLQQLMADVTGTPFEDLMRSLVLEPLAMADSSFDQQFPHQRQHPVARGHHGGGAGVPGGWRVQPETAAAGLWSTPTDLLRLDLEIARAASGDSKLLSRDLATEMWTPQIPGGVYGLGTELADQAGCRRFGHTGQNVGYTCFSYVWPDSGTAVAAMTSSEDGWELLASIRAAGDRCYATDVTDEPLGDVAGRYVLRDDYPIDIAVSDGHLTFSAAAQEPVVLLAEPGGRYLHPGLDLEVRFVQTDDHHRVLELRQEGVTQTASNRTVRND from the coding sequence GTGGAGGACGTGGATCTGTCGCAGGAATGGGCCCTGTTGCTGGGCGAACTTGACCGGCACGTGTCTTCGGGGCGGCTCTCGCCGGACACGGCGACGTTGTCCGATCTGATGCGCACCTACCAGGTGCCGGGGGTCAGCATCGCCGTCGGGCACGTGAGCGGGCGGCTGTGGGCGACCGGCTACGGCGTCACGGGTGGTGAGGCGTCGACGCCGGTGACCGCAGGCACCGCGTTCGCGGCCTGTTCGATCAGTAAGCATGTCGCCGCGTTCGGGGCGTTGCTGCTGGTTCAGGACGGTGTGCTGGATCTGGATGCCGACATCAGCGGGTACCTCACCTCGTGGCAACTGCTCGACCGCGCGGGTCAGCGAACTCGGGTGACGGTACGACAACTGCTGGCGCACACCGCCGGTTTGTCCGACACCTGGTATCGCGGCTACGCCGCGGATCGCGCCCCCTCGCTGTTGCAGGTCCTGGAGGGCGGCGGCTCCACGACCACCCCACCGGTTCGGTCGACCCTTCTGCCGGGCAGCCGTTTCCGGTACTCGGGCAGCCACTACTCGGTGCTCCAGCAGTTGATGGCGGACGTGACGGGGACCCCGTTCGAGGACCTCATGCGATCGCTGGTCCTGGAACCGCTGGCCATGGCCGACAGCAGCTTCGACCAGCAGTTTCCGCACCAGCGACAGCATCCGGTGGCTCGTGGCCATCATGGGGGCGGCGCCGGGGTGCCCGGCGGTTGGCGGGTGCAGCCGGAGACGGCGGCAGCTGGGTTGTGGAGCACCCCGACCGACCTGCTTCGGCTCGACCTGGAGATCGCCCGGGCGGCTTCGGGGGACTCGAAGCTGCTCAGCCGCGACCTGGCCACCGAGATGTGGACACCGCAGATCCCTGGCGGCGTCTACGGGCTCGGCACCGAGCTCGCCGACCAGGCCGGTTGCCGACGGTTCGGGCACACCGGGCAGAACGTCGGCTATACCTGCTTCTCCTACGTCTGGCCCGACAGCGGCACCGCGGTCGCCGCGATGACCAGTTCCGAGGATGGGTGGGAGTTGCTGGCCAGCATCCGTGCCGCCGGCGACCGTTGTTACGCCACCGATGTCACCGACGAACCGCTTGGTGACGTGGCGGGCCGTTACGTCCTGCGCGACGACTACCCGATCGACATCGCGGTCAGCGACGGCCACCTGACCTTCTCCGCGGCCGCCCAGGAGCCGGTCGTCCTGCTGGCGGAGCCGGGCGGTCGCTACCTGCACCCGGGGCTCGATCTGGAGGTCCGGTTCGTGCAGACCGACGACCACCATCGCGTCCTGGAGCTGCGGCAGGAAGGAGTCACGCAAACCGCGAGCAACCGGACCGTACGCAACGACTGA